A segment of the Solanum lycopersicum chromosome 9, SLM_r2.1 genome:
ATTGCCTCAAAATGCTACTTTAAATTCCAATTCCAAATGAACCTTATTCCATTTGTTCCGAGCTTGATCAATATGAGGAACTGGAAAGTGTGTAGTCAAAAGAAGATGAAGTAAAGATGATTATGAAAGAAAAGATCAAGAAAGTCATGAAGGAGTTGCACTATATTCCTGAAGTCGATGGATTGAGTTATGAGGATTAATGCATCCATCCGAATCTCGACCTCCTGAAAGGGTTCAAAGTgtcaaattttacatttttggaGGAACATAAAATCCCTTGGTGTACCTGAGATCTTATTATAACCAACTCGTAGGAATTGGCAGGAATTAAGACTTGTTAAAGAGGATCTTTAGCTGATGTTTAGGAGGAGAAGAGTTAGAATACCTCTCTTTAGATAAAACAATGGTCTGGCTGCAACGCACTAGCTAAAGAATTCGTCTAACGGTTCAGCTACAATGTAGAGATCATTCCCGATCGCTGTTCTTTTGACAGAATTAGGAAGACATCCATTGAAAACTATCATGAATATGTGTATATGTTGAGTAAAGAGGTCGCTCGAGTTCGACCTACTATGTTTGAGAAGAAGATCGTTGAATTTTTCATCCGCGTTGAAGAGCAAGAGTATTATCACAAGATAATATTGTTCATTTGAGCAAATTTTATGGATATAGTCAAGGTAAGTGAGGCTATCAAAGATGGGATTAAAACTGGAAATATTTCTCGCATTGCCGCCCCAAACGAATCTTCAGGattgttgaaaaagaagagagaggaTGTGTCTTCCATTCCCTATATCGCCAGGTTTGCAAATTGAGAACCAAAGAGGTAGCATCACTCAAGGTATTATGGAGAAATTAATTGCTTTGGAAGTTACGTGGGAGGCTGAGGAAGATATAAAGAAGAGATACCCAAAACTCTTTTAGTCCAGAAAAATTCCTgatcaaggtactaattctcttcGTAGTACTCTTTAATTGATATATTGCATTTGTTAGATCTAAATGTTAGGTGTTTGAGTCGAGGTTAGATGTTACCACCCTTAGTTTTAATTAGAGTTATCTCATTCAAGGATCAATATTATCAAAGGGGAAATATTGTAACGTCCCAccataaaaatatctaaaaatagaaagaactaatttagaaagagaaaaattggAATCTTATAAGTTAAGTTTAAgttatgagttttgggtcaatttCAAATGACCATGACTTTTAGTACTTGTTCAGTTTGGTGGACTATAAGATACCACATTAATTTCTTTGAATCCTCCTTCCAAAGTCACTGTGTTTTCTAACTTTAGAGTTCGTATGAGGAAGATATATCTGTTTGAAATAAATGTTACCCAGATTTAAGAGGGGTATTTTGCTCCTTTTCTTACCCTATtagatttatttcatattaagttACAAAATATggttctaaattttttaattttacgtaatcaaaattcatgctaggtttttgaaaaaagatacgataggagaaaagaggagaaaaatcaaGATTTGTCAAGTTCTTGAGGTTTCAATGCATTTGGTTGTTCACCCAATCGCCAAACATTCTAATTTTAGAGTAATTTGCGCcctaaaaagttgaaagtttGATGTTCTTCATAAGTGTTCTTAGATTTGCTTTCTTTCTTGAATTAGGATGGGATTAATGAGTTCGTGATATAAGCCACACTTTTATGAGTTGTTTTAACTAGATTCTTGTGTACATGTATTAGGTAACTGAATCTAAAGACTAATTGAGAAAATATCAAATCTAATCGAATTAAGGtcagaaaataagaagaaaaattcatCGGAGTGGACTAGGGAAGGGTGGCGCAGTGTGCCACTGATGCGCAGTAAGGCTGGCGAGGAGCATTAGCACTGAGCCAGAATATAATCACTCAACTTTAGGGTTGGTGCCCCCGCCCATTAGTTTGCAAGGGTCGCCTTCCCCACCTATTTTCCATAATCTGTCTGAGTCATTCTAAAGTGTACTAACACTTTCTATCAATTTTAACTACTCGAAATGACTTTAACGCATCTAGAAATCACCCATAAACATGAATCataatcttgaatccataaataaaaattcaagtaAGACTTAGGAGGCAAGTCTTGAGTGTTTTTCGAGTcttttcaaaaagtattttacaattgttttaaacttattttgagACATGAGCATGAAATTGAGGTTGAGTAAGACTAAGAGTGaagttcattttctttaaaatgatataagagaactaagtaGTTACAAGAGTAAGTgctttcacatttaaataagagaGGAAACACTTATTTTCAAAAGAGATTTTTAGCTTGTTTTTAAGTATCATCTCTTTTAAGAGATAGATGAAtgagaaataatataaaacaacaTAGAAGTTATGTTCTTAAACATATGAGTTAGCTACATTccgggagtagtattgagcatcgatacTAGGACAAGTTAAGATAactcaaaattttcataaattgtgTAACCAACATGGGtagaaagggtcatactttgTAGATGATTCCTTAACTTTTTTAGTATAGATTAGTGGATCCATGTATTATTAGGTTCTATACCCTGACAAAGTATAAGACGGCCCTTGCAGCGTGAGCCAAGATGatgtatcatcacatagctcaCAGTaatggttgttggttagagaatctcccatagaggtacttgtatttttatatacaaattgaGTGATGTTGTGTTTTCAACATACTAAGTATTAATTTATATGGtttaatgtttttctttaaattgcATTTCTATCACTGCTTATATTATAATGAGTTGAGTTGAGACAGGCTAAGTCTCTTCACTTCCTTTCTCAAGCTTATGTCTTGTTTTAGAATTCCCCtcacatgctcgtacattccatgTACACTTGGCCTACATCTTTAAAGATGCAAATACACGTAAGCAGGATAAACACCCTATGCTTCATTGATCCAGTTGAGCTTCAGAGTTGTTGGTGAACCTCCTTGCTATCAGAGGATcccttttatttactttatcatTCTAGTTTGTTCGAATGTCGTGGGTCTTGTACAAACATCCACCACAGTTAttaaaggcttcatagacagttagAGATTGTTAGTTTATAAGTCTTtacaatttcatttatttatgtcGAGACTTGAGTCTCACTTTGGCTAGTTTGAATgctaaattataaaaaaaaattaagttatctTTGCATAACAGTTCATTTTTTATGTTCTCTTATTATGAGCAAGTCTTCCTCTATGAATTAAGCaaggccaacaatggttctcgagtgtcaATCACATCTAGGGTGTAGGGTCGGAGCATGACATTACTTTTATTCTTAGTCAAtctaaaatagaataaaacatttacatatttAGGAACGGTTTCACTTTAAAATACTCATTATATCCTCATTTAAATGATTTATAGCACACTAACATCTATGCCATATATTAGAGCGCAATTGGTTTTTTTTACCATGATGTTCAGGCTAACATTAGCACAACATGGACTAATTCATTGAGATACTTTCCACGTCTCGCAAACAATTTTTAGACCAAAAATTTGGAagcttttctatttttcatgaacTCTGTGAAAATTCAAGAAACCACTAAAGattaaacaattatttttaaaggaaCCCACACCTTACATTTTTACAGCATAAACAACTTAAATCTTTTATAACTACTCTACGACAAAACTAGACTATACTAGTGCAATATTCTGATATGGGGTGTCATGAAGATCTGTGGTTTATGAAAGAGAAAAGATCTTTGACAACAATGTATATCGTCAAATTAATATCATGCTGATCTTAAGAAGTTTTACTTCTGCTATTTCTCTAACACTATGCTTGTCAAACAAAGATGAAATGTTAGTGCTGTCTAGATGAGCTTACATGACATACAATCGAGAGGTAAATTGATCAAATATACAAAGGTTGCTAAGTTTCATTCCAATATTGCGTCAAACTTATACAATCAAAGCCTAGTTTGTCCCCTTTTACAAAACAAACCAAGCACACATCAGGAATGAATGTTGCAGCAACTTTGACGGATGGAAATGTGTAGCAAATGACttgtaaataaaaataccatCTTATACATTTctattaacatatatatattatttatttttgatgattttcctTCTTGTTTGCATATAAATTGTTTTTACATTTCATGTGAACTATCAAGAAGGTTCTTTGTTAACTAAGATGTACTTTTTGGCAATTTCAGGAGGTGACAAGCTGATGTTAATCAATTAATCGACTTCACGAATCAAAACGGTGCCTCCCAATTCTCCATGTTGCTGAGTGTTAGCCATGTTGTCACTCtgataaaagttaaaaaaagcTTGTCCTTCCGTTGATTATCTTTTTTATGCAGTATATATCTTGagattattgttataattttattttatatatatatatgacactGCTAGTGGTTGTTTTGCACAACTTGTAATGAATTTCTGGTGTACATGGTTAAAAGGGATAAATTTCATCATGTCAAATTTTATAGGACACATGGACAGGGATTTGAGAGTTTTGACACCATTGAAATCATTATATAGAGATGAGCACATATGGAAAGAGCAATCGCTTTCTAGGCATATCGTCACATATGCTAATACATTACATGTATAATTTGCAATTAACGAATGTAGCCAATTAAAACTCATCCAACATTGTATTTCACAAGCTTTAGTGGCACTTAATGTCTTGTCCCACATCGATGACAAACAAATATACTCATTTTATAAGAACTCGACCTGAAATATATATTGCCGAGCTTAGTAGTGTGAGCTTGTAACCCAAGTTGGAGCAATAAGATGATCGGGACAAATCAAATCTTCAGCCATTGACACAAATAGTGCATTGCGTTGGGTTTATCATAATAAGCAGTTCATAGTATAATATGAAGTATTATTATTCCAATActaataaatagtaatattacATTGACATGGCAGTGGGAGAGATTGGATAACTCACCCCTCATTGGCTGGCTTAACAGAGCAGCGTTCTCATATTACATGAAAGTCGATCTGCGTCTGTGAAAGACCAGTTCTCGCACACTCCCAAGTCAGCACTAGAAATGTCAGACTGTTATTTTTTGGGACCATCATCTTTTTATTTGTCCATTGTTCGGATTAAccttttatttcataatatttgtgTCAGTATCAATTTATTGGTTATTTTGgtttatataaacaaaaattagaCTTCCAAAACAAccttgttttattttatctatattaaAAGAAGTAAATCGTTGGGATTCTATGTTAGGCAAACATGTTTCGATCTCTTACTAATGAGATTATGCATGAAAATGTGAAAGAATTCGGAGCATTTCATGTCAACAAGGTCAGTAAGTTGACAAGCAAAGCTTATGTTATCTTGGAGGACATCAAATACGAAGAAAATGTTGTTATTGGTCAAGTCAATGTGAATCTTGTGTCTTTTTCCCAGCAACTGTCAACTGTCAACTGGCATTGTATTTCTATACTCATTGATATTCATAGAAAAGAATAATCTTCTACTGCCATGTAAGTTTGTATCAACTTTATTTTGgctaaaaagaaatgaaaattttggtcAAAGGATAAGTTTTTTATGTCGATTTCATAGGGTATTCATCTTTGCAATGTAATCTTTTTGATTTCATGTATTGTAATGCCCCAAGGGTACACCCTAAAAGTTACACGGCATACttaacctctcggaggtcttgtacaagcctcttagctatcattcattacaaaggtatgaaaagtagtgcggaattaaaacattccacaacataactaaaaatatactcttttataaaattaaaggaaCGAAATCTCATAATAACAAACCAACTtagacataaataaaattaaaatttcttagttttttttttaaaaaaaaaagaagaaaaaaaggaacaaaGTCTCATCATCATAAGACAACTTAGACACGTCTTAATATCATAGGGTCACtgccctttacattgaaagaaaacatgctaagtctTAGTCAAGTCTTTGACATAAAAGAAACATAGTCTAtgtcctcgaacatatgagAACATACTAATCTTGAGATAAtacaatttcccaagctttgccttctaAGAAACCTTCACTTGCCTTCTAGTTATACTTTGGAAATATAGAAGagtatggagttagtacaaacattATACTAAATACGGCATTATgcaaaatcatgctaaaagaagacattttagttgaaacatacttttcatgctattttggtTAAACCTTCGTGAATAAACAGTACAAGACATCATATGAGTCACCATTTATCATATGAAGTATAACTTCCATAACTCTCAACATATAGTCACATTCATCTTTAGACTTTCCTAttcaaagttatcctaagactcacctaggtaagacatgaacaaaccgcccatacaacctcttcaatacacacctaagggatccttaagactactaaGGATAAGCATACTTCATTTCGACTAAACAAGTCAACACTCATTACTAATTGAAAAATACATTCATTTGAGAACTCCACATAAAGACCATCCTCCAAGACAAACCCCAAGTTACACTAGTTCAATATGAAAGAGCATCCCATACTATTATTTCCACTTAGGGCTCCTTAGGAatcaccctagactaggcataTCACATTCACCATTTTCATAGCATGCACTTACTTAAGATATTAAATTAACATACTTCATTACATTACACATATAGTCAACATGTTTCATAAACAGTAGACATATAATTAACATGCTTCTTAAACCTTAGAATTAAAGTCAACTTACTTCATTAACATCATACAGTAACCCATCATTCAGTTACATATAAGGACACATCAAAACTCTCtccaaatgtctacttgtgcaatggatagatgaTGTCACCacttaccctaagtagtacacccttagGAAGTCctagttcattacattcatttatAGGGTCTAGTTTtcaccgacatagaccatgagagcttgaCATGGAATCCTAGTATTAACCCCTACCGGATGAGGGATCGCAATTTGCCTAAGgaagggtcatacttttagcctttacatggatCTCCAGTAGCTACACCTATGGGGGTGCATAGTTAAAGGATAAAGAGATTGGTTctaaataactcatttaaacTAATGAAAAGCACTCtcctcaagaggtacattggatacaacatctctactcacgaagagtatcCAAACCCTTATTGAAATCTTCTTGGTGCTTATCATAACTATCCCACAGAGTCTTAAACATTCTTCACATTCATTACTCTAGGTTAAGGGATGGCTAGTTAGTACCACATCTCAACTAACGAAGAGTACTTATTCCTAGAGGTTACTTTTGagtaccacatctcaactcacgaagtgtatcCGACCTCTAACCTATATTTGGAAAGCTCTTTGGGAATAGCGATGTTGCTAGTGAAAaattcatctcaactcacgaagagtttCAGCGACGTTGCTAGtgaacacttcatctcaactcacgaagagtgtccacctAAAAATCCCCAATTTTCATTCATAAGAGTTCATATAAATATTGGGGTTGATACTAGTCACTATATTTGTACTCACAATTAGTGCATACCCCCATTCATTTAATAGAGTCTtattgagaaaacctttcaataCTTTCGGTCATACATTTACATTAACTTCATTCATCCATTCTTTCTTTGTGTGTGTGAGTATATGTAAgaacacctttcacataacccCTATCATTCATAACCTTTGCATTCTAGATGATGttatatttatcataattcaCACACCATTGTTGACACCAAAATTCTATgtgatagttttaaaattaatatattttgagtattttattttaaataattcaaaatacatgtttttgacaatttaatgaaatttgttGATACTCATCCTTTTTCTCAAAGTATTAGGATTTTTATCGATTgctatgtttatattattttgtcacATCGAGACgttcaaatatttgttcatttcttataaaattattatttatgttaaattacatttttacatGTAATTGATTAAGtttattacaatttttatatttatttttttactacattgttaatattcattttgaCATTCTGCACAGtctaaaaaattcattcaaattcgAAGTCAATTTACTTACACGGATATTGTAtcaacaaataatttttgacCCACAATCTCAAGCCCATAAATTAagtcattttttcaaaattcccTATCTATATAATATGTGACTCATTAGATTAAGGAGATGgtgaataaattattaaatttggggagtgtaatttttagatttggaatttttctaaatgttttttatttacTCTTTGCATTTTCTGACAAGTTCATCGAAGCTTGGGTAAATAAACAAAGTTCATTTCCACCGCCATCACAATAGCTCCCCGGTGTTGTATTTGACTTTTCTCCGGGTGAAATCCACCTGAACAACCTACCCGGCCAGCCATTCCAGATCAGGGACAAGACAACACTAACATCCATCTCCTTCCTCTCTTCCTCCCTGCCGGAATCCGGCGAAACACCACCAAAACTCCCCTTTGTTTCTCTCCTTTTTAAAGCCAAGCAAACCAGAAACACACCCACAACAGCCAAAACGAGCACTCTACCACCAAAAAACCACCATTTCTGACGGTCGGAGCCACCAGAACAACAACCCCATCTCTCCATTTTTCCGACCCCAAACAGACCCCATTTTCCTTTCTCTTCTCTGACCAGTCACACCTTTAAAACATTACCctcttaaaatttttgtttgttttgcaGGTATTCCGGCAAGCCAAAGCCATGCTTTGCTGTTGTTCCAGGATTTCTCCGGCGAAGGACAACAAACCAGACCCTTCCATACGTTGCCTCTTTCACAACCCAACTCCAGAGAACAATGGATCCAACCATTTGTTTGCTTCAGGTAATTATAGTTCATTAGTTCCATTTTTCTATTCCTTGTTTTCTATTGggttgattttcatttttttattagtttatattttctGACGATCTGGGCATCTACTTGTTtctaatatatgtttattttaaaaattattatgttgttCTTGATATAGATGacatatatttgtttttgtatttaatGTTCTGTTATTTTGTGTTCGTTGTTGCTTTGATTGGAAACTTTAAATAGTTATTATTACTGCATATTTGGTATAAATCTTTATTTTGGACTCATCTTTTTATGTCTTTGGCTTCccttttatattataatattggcttctctttattattgttaagaactattttatattttattgactTTGTGTTTATATACTTACTTAAATCATTCTTGAGTGCCTATTTTAGTACTAAATTATCTCTACACTTTGACAAAGTACTTGTGTCACTTTGTTATTCGGTGATtgttaaagtttatttttcatttatttatttttattgtagcacttttattttcttatcatgttactattatttttgttatcgAACAATTATTTATTGATCTCATTCATATGCATCGGTTGAAATGACTTTCAATTCTTTCTATTATATTGTTTTTGCTattctaaattattaaaatgacCAATGGTAAAATTTCTTCGGCATTTTGGAGGCCTTCCCattttaaaagatgaaaaattagttaagttcatattatttgttttgttaaaATTGACAAATGAGAAAATCTTTCCGTCGGTTTTAGAGACCTTCCCATTTTAAAAGATGGAAACTATTTAAGTTCATAGTATTTGTTTTGTTAAAATTGACTGATAAAGAAAATACCGTCGATTTTCAAGACCTCCCATGttaataatacaaatttttatttttaagttaatatttcatatattcaagtttattcatatttatgttttactAACTTTTTTTAAAGTGTGTTTACAGGTACCCAAGACTTGCTTCCTTGAAGCGATTCGAAAAGAGTtcgaattatatttttcaattcattattttgtatatatcgaTGTTAGGCAAACTTTAGGccgatattattattttattttattgtgtatgttgcatgattattatatttgtatattattttattcaccTCCTCAATTTGGAACTCAATCGGGATCAACATTTGTGGATTTCGAAGGATGCCTAACCCCTTACCTTCGAAATAATttgaaccccttacctagaTCAATTGGTTTCATAGACTACCTTTTAAGTTAATTTGTTAATTGGTTTCAtagttttcctaaaaattaggtggcgactccctTTAATCTCTTTAAACTcattttatctcttttaaccccttttaaactttttaaaattcttttaactaattattattttaattgagtCACCGTCATGTTGCTCACATTCAAATGATGTCAACAACTATCATGCTttgcatatacatatacttcagTTCGACATAGTATCTTTAAGACACACATGCACAACTTCACAATACATCACATGCATTTTCATCATAACCTCAtctaacttcaaattcaaggccTTCAAGGCCATAAGCACAATTCACATCAATAATCATCtacatcaagtaaacaccgccaccataagtggaccataccattCAAGATGAATTCAACAAGAGTTAGGCAATATAAATCAACTTACCCATCATCCAAGCTTTCACAACCTTTCGTAGATTCTCCaatatatcattataattaatGGCAGTAGATAATCACattacaacataataaaaattcaattctaACATTGTCTAATCGTAATCATCAAAcacatttcataaattaaaatttgataatttgcatgagcatgggttcattgagttttttaccttaaaatcatcacctaatattaataatatcatattacatCCATTAAACCTTTTCATCCAAGAACTCATACATAGAATTCGAAATAGAGGAATATCGGAAATTGAtaccttttttaaaatcaatttgatttGATCCTTAAATGAGAGAAGAATCAAGGATGAACTATCGTACCTTATATGAAGAAAACCCACGATATTTAATGGAGAAATGACCAAAAATCTTCAATCCTAGCTATACGTTGAGTTCAAGCTTCCATGGAGTCTTGAGAGAGTTATTCTTCGGAGAGGagttttgatttttctaaaagTGAAGTCTACCTTAGATTTTTTAGGAGTATAAACTAacataaaatacctaaaaaccCTTAAAACAACCAAAGATAAGTTAATTAGGATGTGGGGTAAATTTCTCAATCACCCCTAAGATGGCCGAATTGCATGCAGAATCTGCAGGCTCCAAAAACCAGACACCATGCACAGGGTGTCATGTGATCGATGGTCCGTACTACATGGGTGTAATTTGATTTAGAGGCTGACTTTTGTGGGATAAGATTTCCATCACGAAGTGTGGAGATACTCCCCCAAACGAGGGGGCGTCGTTTGACTAACAACTCGTGAACTAGGGTCGTCGTTTAGGCAGTGTTTGGTAGGTTTCTTGCCAAGTcttgggtccttctcaaggacccttagggtggtcctttgGGAGTCTTACCTAGAAGTTTCAATCCTAAATATTCCTATATAGGTCTTAGGTTCCTTTCCTATCAATGTAGacaccaaacaacacataaaacatacaGAGCCACACTAGTCGTTAAGTGTCTTGGTCGTTCCTTTAActttgacttccaaactctaCAAACGGACTTCAAATGCTAAATTTTAGTACATTGACACATAATTAACTCACTAAACACATATGAATCTAAGTTTCACCTATTTTATTTTGAGGGTCATTACATGTACACTCAAACATATTTATAACAACATCGTTTGTATAGATACATTTTGACTGCTGTacgaaatattattattgagtacatataatatattataacatGAACAATTAGTTTCATAGAGAACTTGGGCATTACAGTCAACTATTATATAGAGGATAAGATGATTGTTATAGAAATTTCTGACCGTACATAAAATGAAAAGGGGAATGCATGCAATagaaacaacaacataaataaaaccATGATCTGAATAGCCCAAATATATGTTGTGTAATGTTAATTCTTTTATAATAGAAGCATAGTAAGAAAATTAATCAATTCATTCATTAATCAACCATTGGCTCACAAAAATTAAGCTCCACCTATCTATTTGACGACCAAAGTCAAATCCTTGCATTCTTATTACTACAACGAAATAAGATTTATGTTCGATAATTTGGTTGACTGATGATAACTATGATTGGTTAGGTTCTAAACTTGCCTAGACCTACATCTCCAAtagatattaggagtttcttgtgGTTGGTTGGATATTATATAACGTTCATCGAGAGGTTCTCATCTATTTGATATCCACTGACTAAGTTTACTTAGAAAATAGTGAAGTTTGAATTGcatgaagcttgtgagaaaaactttTAGGAATTGAAAACTAGGCTGACTGTTGCCCCTGTATTAACCTTACTAGAACATAGCAAGGTGTTCTGTTATATTGTGATGCGTCTAGATTTGGACAGGATTGTGTATCAATGTAGAATGACAAGGTTATATTGTATGCATCAAGACAACTAAAGGTTCACAAGAAGAATTACAACCCATGATTTAGAGTTTGTTGTTGTAGTGTTCACTTTTAAAACATGGTGTCCTTACCTTTATGGTGTTCATATAGTTGTGTTCACCGATCGCAACAGTCTTCAACTGGTATTCGTAACAAAGAGCTTAATCTCAAACAGAGGACGTGTTTAAAGTTACTCAACGACTATGACATAAGTATTCTACATCACTCATATAAGGCTAATGTTGGTGTTGATACTTTGAGCAGATTGTCAAAGGGTAGTACCGCTAATattgaggaagaaagaaaagaattatccaagGATGTGCACAGACTTAAACATTTGGGAGTCCATTTGTACGATTCCAATGAAGTTGGAGTAGTTGGGATGAATGGGGCTGAATCTTCATTAGTGTCTGAAGTGAAAGAGAAACAAGACCAAGATCCTattttgcttgaattgaagGCAAATGTTTATAAGAAAAAAGTTATGGCTTTTGAACAAGTGGTAGGTGGTGTATTGAGGTATCAAAGAATATTGTGTGTACCAAGGGTGGATGAACTCCAACAGAGGATCATGGGAAAAGTTGTAGCTCTAGATATTCTATCCATCTAGTTTCCataaagatgtatcatgatttgagaGAAGTATATTGGTAGAGTAGTATGAAAAAGAGTATTGCAGAATTCATTTTTAAATGCCAAAATGGTAAATAAGTAAAAgtagaacaccaaaggcctgaAGGTATGGCTCAGAATGTTGATATTCTCGAATAGAAGTGGGAAATGATTAATATGGATATTACTAGTTTTCTGCAATCCTGAATTCAACATGATTCCATTTGTGGAGTTCTAGATCGAATGACTAACTCAGCCCTTTTTTTCTGGTAAAGACCACCAATTCAGTAGAGGATTATATCAGGTTATATATTAAAGTGTTATTTAGATTTTATGGAGTTCCagttttgattattttag
Coding sequences within it:
- the LOC112942207 gene encoding uncharacterized protein, which codes for MVSLPLWCSYSCVHRSQQSSTGIRNKELNLKQRTCLKLLNDYDISILHHSYKANVGVDTLSRLSKGSTANIEEERKELSKDVHRLKHLGVHLYDSNEVGVVGMNGAESSLVSEVKEKQDQDPILLELKANVYKKKVMAFEQVVGGVLRYQRILCVPRVDELQQRIMGKVVALDILSI